GTTTGCCCGCGTTCAGATGCGCCAGTAGGCGTGGCGTCAGTTCGGCTTTTTGCTGCAACGCCGCCGTGCCTGGGCCGCCACCGGGCAGGATGATGGCGTCTGCGATCACGCCATCGGCGGCATCAAACGCGATATCGGCCTGAATGGTGATGTCATGCGCACCGGTAACAGCGCGGCTGCTGGTCAATGCCACCATGGTGGTTTCGACGCCCGCACGGCGCAGCACGTCGACAATGGTGATCATTTCGACTTCTTCGAACCCCGGGGCGACATACACATGCGCGGTCGTCATGATGTTTCCTCCAGAACCGGGTCGTCGCGGTGTTTACATTTCACCGGCGGCGTGGTGTTCCACAACCGTGGCTGCGCGGCCGGCATCCGGTGACAGTTGCAGGAAGATGGCCGCAGCCAGCACCGACATCCCGCCCACACACAGAAAAGTATAGTGGAACGATTCGAGTACCTGTCCCTCGGACGGATGCACGTACTGCGCCACGAAGCCTTGCAGCAACGCCGCCGCCGCCGCCACGCCAAGGCTGACCGACAATTGCATGACCACCGAAAGCAGGCTGTTGCCGCTGCTGGTGTCGGCTTCGGACAGATCAATGAGCGTGACCGTATTCATGGCGGTGAACTGTAGCGAATTGACCGCGCCAAAGATGGCCAGCTGCACCAGCAACAAAGGGTAGGGCGTATGGGCACCGACCGTGGCAAAGCTGGCGATCAACGCCCCCAGCAAGAGTGTGTTGATGGTCAGCAAGCGGCGATATCCCAGGCGTTCGATCAAGCGCCGGGCGATGGCTTTGGCAAACATGGCAAACACCGCGGTCGGGATCATGGT
The Silvimonas iriomotensis genome window above contains:
- a CDS encoding DJ-1 family glyoxalase III, giving the protein MTTAHVYVAPGFEEVEMITIVDVLRRAGVETTMVALTSSRAVTGAHDITIQADIAFDAADGVIADAIILPGGGPGTAALQQKAELTPRLLAHLNAGKLVAALCAAPTVLARAGILSGRNATCFPGCEEVLREGGAHVTAANVVNDGQVTTSRGAGTAGLFALDLARQLVGEDAARAVGRAMLYV